From Myxocyprinus asiaticus isolate MX2 ecotype Aquarium Trade chromosome 10, UBuf_Myxa_2, whole genome shotgun sequence, the proteins below share one genomic window:
- the LOC127447214 gene encoding tubulin alpha chain-like, translating into MRECISMHVGQAGAQMGNACWELYCLEHGIQPDGQMPSDKTIGGGDDSFNTFFSETGAGKHVPRAIFVDLEPTVIDEVRTGTYRQLFHPEQLITGKEDAANNYARGHYTIGKEIIDLVLDRTRKLADQCTGLQGFLIFHSFGGGTGSGFTSLLMERLSVDYGKKSKLEFAIYPAPQVSTAVVEPYNSILTTHTTLEHSDCAFMVDNEAIYDICRKNLDIERPTYTNLNRLIGQIVSSITASLRFDGALNVDLTEFQTNLVPYPRIHFPLATYAPVISAEKAYHEQLSVADITNACFEPSNQMVKCDPRHGKYMACCLLYRGDVVPKDVNSAIAAIKTKRTIQFVDWCPTGFKVGINYQPPTVVPGGDLAKVQRAVCMLSNTTAIAEAWARLDHKFDLMYAKRAFVHWYVGEGMEEGEFSEAREDMAALEKDYEEVGTDSMGEEDEEGEEY; encoded by the exons CGTGAGTGTATCTCCATGCATGTTGGCCAAGCTGGGGCCCAAATGGGAAATGCATGCTGGGAGCTTTACTGTCTGGAGCATGGTATTCAGCCAGATGGGCAGATGCCTAGTGATAAGACAATAGGAGGAGGAGATGATTCCTTCAATACCTTCTTTAGTGAAACAGGAGCAGGAAAACATGTTCCACGTGCCATCTTTGTTGATTTGGAACCCACTGTGATTG atgaGGTGCGCACAGGTACATATCGCCAATTGTTCCATCCTGAGCAACTAATTACTGGCAAGGAAGATGCTGCCAATAACTATGCCCGTGGCCATTACACCATTGGTAAAGAGATCATTGACCTAGTGCTGGACAGGACCCGCAAACTG GCTGATCAGTGCACTGGCCTTCAAGGATTCCTCATCTTCCACAGCTTTGGTGGAGGTACTGGCTCTGGCTTCACCTCCCTGCTGATGGAGCGTCTCTCTGTTGACTATGGCAAAAAGTCCAAGCTTGAGTTTGCCATCTATCCTGCTCCTCAAGTGTCCACCGCAGTCGTGGAGCCCTACAACTCCATCCTGACCACCCACACGACCCTGGAGCACTCTGATTGTGCCTTCATGGTGGACAATGAAGCCATCTATGACATCTGCCGTAAGAACCTGGACATCGAGCGTCCAACTTACACCAACCTCAACAGGCTCATTGGCCAGATTGTGTCGTCCATCACGGCCTCGCTGAGATTTGATGGTGCTCTGAACGTGGATCTCACTGAGTTCCAAACCAACCTTGTGCCCTACCCACGTATTCATTTCCCTCTGGCTACATATGCTCCAGTGATCTCTGCAGAAAAGGCTTACCATGAGCAGCTATCTGTGGCTGACATAACCAATGCCTGCTTTGAGCCTTCTAATCAGATGGTGAAGTGTGATCCTCGTCATGGTAAATACATGGCCTGCTGTCTTCTGTATCGTGGAGATGTGGTGCCCAAAGACGTCAATTCTGCCATTGCTGCTATTAAGACCAAACGCACCATCCAGTTTGTTGATTGGTGCCCCACTGGATTCAAAGTAGGCATCAACTACCAGCCCCCAACTGTGGTTCCTGGTGGAGACCTGGCCAAAGTACAGAGGGCCGTGTGCATGCTGAGCAACACCACAGCCATTGCTGAGGCCTGGGCTCGTCTAGACCACAAGTTTGACCTGATGTACGCCAAGAGAGCTTTTGTGCACTGGTATGTGGGTGAGGGAATGGAAGAAGGAGAGTTCTCAGAGGCCAGAGAAGATATGGCAGCTCTGGAAAAGGATTATGAAGAAGTGGGCACTGACAGTATGGGAGAAGAGGATGAAGAGGGAGAAGAATATTAA